From the Saccharomyces paradoxus chromosome V, complete sequence genome, the window CTACAAGTCCCCCACGAACAACATTCGGTACCACAACGCGGAAATCTACCAGTTAATTGTGAAACCGATGGCCCCCGGTGTGGATCAGGAGTACTTAAAGTTAAGAGGCGCCAATTTCGTCCTTAAATAGACCttgtatatgtatgtagCCTAGCTTTGTAGTATAGCTGCCAGTCACATAGGTTGTCGTTGGTCACGTGCATCTACGCGAAACAGTAAAGTGGAactaaaaagaacaaaaagtgaaaaaaaaaaaagaacattatTAGTGGAAAACGTGCAAAGACGTATTACGCTCCTACTACGACTATCAACACATGCATGGATGACAGCCTCTGTAATAACCACGGTTTTAGCATGTCTGTGGCTTTCTTATAGACTTTATAAGTTTCTCACTATTCCTGTGTCCAACATCGTCTCCACTTTGAAGATCAAAACTCCTCCGGCAACAAAAGTGTCTATCGACAAGATCGCCACGGATTCAGTGACCATTCATTGGGAGAACGAGCCAGTAAAAGTAGGGAAAGACGTGGATGTAGACAGAAACTTCATCTCCCACTATTTATTGTATTTGAACAACACACAATTGGCCATCTTTCCGAACAACCCAAACTCTCTTTACACATGCTGCTCCATCACTGGTCTCGAGGCGGAGACACAATACCAGCTGGATTTCATAACGATCAATAACAAGGGCTTCATCAATAAGCTACCCTCCATCTATTGTATGACAAAGGCGAGGGAAGCTAATGAAGCACTGAAGACTAGAAAGTGGAGAAGGAACACGATCACATCGTCCACGGCTATGCAGCCCAGCAATTCCAAGTCTGAACTCGCCCCGTTGACTTCGCACTTCTCCTCTGTCTCCCTGTCTACTTTTGCATCCAATATCACTAATAGCACCACCAGTAATAATGGTTCGAACCTCCCCGCTTACACCTCTCTGACTACGTTAAAGGACTTGGATTCGTTTTCCATcgatgatttgaaaaaaatactgaTTTGTGCCCAGGAGGACCTACACGATGTTTTGTCTCAACAAACTTTGCTTTTGCAAGATTTTCAGGAATCGAGGTTGGAGTTAGAGCTAGAACTGGATAATTTGAAAACGCATTGGTCGCACGAGATCGATTTGCGGAAATCCTTGAAATCCAATATCAAGTCATTGGAGAATTCTAAGCTATTGActgatttgaaaattgaaaaattgaacaagaaaatcGACAAAtccaaggaaaaaatatcaaaaatgcGCAAGGACATGCAGAACTGGTCTCGGGAAGATACCGAACTCTTGTCCAAGGAAACCATAAAGgagaaatatttcaaattgcTAAGCGAATCCAATGCCTCTGTGGCCAATGTCAACAAAGATATTGAatctttacaaaatgaaatttccaAGGTGGAAGAATCTAACAAGAGATTGAACGCCACTAGAAAATCACTGATTACATCCATAGTGGTGAACGCTAATGTAGAAAACGACAAACCCATTGCTAATGGAGAACTGTCGGCTGTCTTGAAAAAACTTAATGATTTCACcctagaaaaaaatgggttcTTAAGTAATGCTGGTGAAGAGTTCTTATCCAGATTGAATGCAGACTCGTCATTGATTAAAATGATCAAGCAAGAGCTAAGCATCGATCAAGAGTTGGAGACCAACTGGAAATTGCAGAGATCAaagatgttgaaaaaaattagtaCTTTAGAAAACCAATTTAATGAAATGAGCCTCAACAATCGGACgttgaaaacaaaattaaTGGTTCAACCATATAAGAACAACGGTGATCCGCTTGCCGCTACCAATTCAAATAATTCCACggaaaaaaacagaagTTCTGGATCGATTCAATTACCATTATCCAGCAACATGTCAAGAACAGGGTCCATGGATTTAATATCgaataataacaaaagtattaacaacaacaatggaGATTCTGCTCCTCCATTGAGGCTACACAATCCGGTGTCGTATTCACCTACAAACGAATCTATACAGCCTTCAAGCAGTCTATTGAGTCAATTGACGCAGGACACTGATAACCGATCAATGCTTTCCAATCACATCTCGTCTAATAACGAAAACAAGCAACAGCCTTCTTCATATTCACATGCTTTACCTACAACTGCTATTGCTAatgcaacagcaacagcaaccaATGGTCACTCAAagtcaaatttttggaatacTACACAATTTGCTCAACCCTCGCGTCAACAAGTGTCCACAGAATTAGATCAAGCTTTCGAGTACGATAATGCAAACCATTTAATCAGCGGTCTGCAAAATATGATCTACGACGAAACAGACTATCCTGATAATATAAGCAACTATTCCAAGGGGTTCACTACGGATGAACTAGACAATTACTGGACTAAGCAACAACCGCAAGTGCGCAGCACGAACGAGAGCCTCTTTTCCACAACCGGAACGCCCATGTCATCATATAAGGCCAATCCTGTATTATCGCCCTATTCTAGTTCTCATTTGAGACAAAACTCCAACGCTGCCAATGCGAATTCGATGCATCCCCAGAGCCTACTGGCCGCTACGTTGAATGATCCTTCATTGCAAAGTTTTGTACGTAGCGGCTCTTTCTACAGTGGTCCTCCACCGGCAAACACTTTGCAGAACAATATTAAAAATAGCAATGAAACTGAGAACATTAGTCCAAGGATATCAAGTGACTTCAATTTGTTGGTGCCGAACTTGAGTCCACGACTCTCAAACGATGTACCCATCGTCCCAGGAAATAACACCACTCTGACGCCTTCTCATTCGAACATATTAACAATAAACCATCAACCAACAACGGATAACAATACGAGAAGGTCGTTCCATGCTTCTTCACCACCTTTCAATTCCATATGGAATTCAACCACCAGCCAACTTCCTCCCCCATTAGAGGAGCAATATCACCTTGATGTGCCTGTGACTCCAAAGGCTGCTGCTAAAGAATCAAATCCTAAGCCTTCGCACAAGAGAAACCAGAGTAACAGCAGTATCTCTTCTGCGTGGTCCAAGTTTAAGCACAAGTCTGCATCATCTTCTGCTAATGCTGACACGAATATTCAAGACTCATCAACTCCATCAACTAGTCCAAGTGGTAGAAGAATGTCAAAGCTGTTATCCAAGAGCGGTATGAATAACCTGTTCAATCCACACAGCCATGACTCATGAACAATATTGTAGTACTTTCGCGATTTgtatatagatatatatgaaatataatatatgaAAGCAGTTTAAGTTTATTCTTGTGTAACGATAGGGTAACCGTATCagtctttattttcttttttcctttttttttaattttggCGTGTCGTCtcaatttcattctttCCCATCTTTTTGCAACTTTAAGATGAAAAATCACAACACATGAAAAATAACTGTCAACTTTGATAATATTCTTTGCATATTGCCATCATTTTCGAAATATAATACAGTTTCCTCACAAACTTATTTATTTTGGTcctaagaagaaaacagtaAGAAATTAATAGGATAACAATCAACCATCTTTATTGCTTATCAAGTTAAGGGTCCTCTCGAGAAGATACATTAAAACATCATCGCACGAAAAATATGGCGCCC encodes:
- the GTA1 gene encoding Gta1p (Predicted cytoskeleton protein involved in intracellular signaling~similar to YEL043W); this encodes MTASVITTVLACLWLSYRLYKFLTIPVSNIVSTLKIKTPPATKVSIDKIATDSVTIHWENEPVKVGKDVDVDRNFISHYLLYLNNTQLAIFPNNPNSLYTCCSITGLEAETQYQLDFITINNKGFINKLPSIYCMTKAREANEALKTRKWRRNTITSSTAMQPSNSKSELAPLTSHFSSVSLSTFASNITNSTTSNNGSNLPAYTSLTTLKDLDSFSIDDLKKILICAQEDLHDVLSQQTLLLQDFQESRLELELELDNLKTHWSHEIDLRKSLKSNIKSLENSKLLTDLKIEKLNKKIDKSKEKISKMRKDMQNWSREDTELLSKETIKEKYFKLLSESNASVANVNKDIESLQNEISKVEESNKRLNATRKSLITSIVVNANVENDKPIANGELSAVLKKLNDFTLEKNGFLSNAGEEFLSRLNADSSLIKMIKQELSIDQELETNWKLQRSKMLKKISTLENQFNEMSLNNRTLKTKLMVQPYKNNGDPLAATNSNNSTEKNRSSGSIQLPLSSNMSRTGSMDLISNNNKSINNNNGDSAPPLRLHNPVSYSPTNESIQPSSSLLSQLTQDTDNRSMLSNHISSNNENKQQPSSYSHALPTTAIANATATATNGHSKSNFWNTTQFAQPSRQQVSTELDQAFEYDNANHLISGLQNMIYDETDYPDNISNYSKGFTTDELDNYWTKQQPQVRSTNESLFSTTGTPMSSYKANPVLSPYSSSHLRQNSNAANANSMHPQSLLAATLNDPSLQSFVRSGSFYSGPPPANTLQNNIKNSNETENISPRISSDFNLLVPNLSPRLSNDVPIVPGNNTTLTPSHSNILTINHQPTTDNNTRRSFHASSPPFNSIWNSTTSQLPPPLEEQYHLDVPVTPKAAAKESNPKPSHKRNQSNSSISSAWSKFKHKSASSSANADTNIQDSSTPSTSPSGRRMSKLLSKSGMNNLFNPHSHDS